A DNA window from Bacillota bacterium contains the following coding sequences:
- a CDS encoding Jag N-terminal domain-containing protein, protein METIVEREGNTVEEAIEAALAELGVDRESVEIEVIEDKGKGFFGRITNGRAKVRVSIKESSSVAMAVNLVEEIIKYMNIDDGKVELTESDSTIKLDISGSGLGVLIGKRGETLSAVQTIVNTALKKAGLDKKLVIDVEGYRERRADTVKDTALRAADKAIRTGRSVLLKPMNSFDRRMVHVTLQDNNKVYTTSEGEEPRRQVRIIPKG, encoded by the coding sequence ATGGAAACGATTGTGGAACGGGAAGGCAATACTGTAGAGGAAGCTATAGAAGCGGCGCTCGCGGAGCTTGGGGTAGATAGAGAAAGCGTTGAAATTGAGGTAATAGAGGATAAAGGAAAGGGTTTTTTCGGAAGAATTACCAACGGAAGAGCAAAGGTTAGGGTCTCGATAAAAGAGAGCAGTTCGGTAGCTATGGCTGTAAACCTAGTGGAAGAGATCATAAAATACATGAACATAGATGACGGCAAGGTAGAATTAACGGAAAGTGACAGTACTATAAAACTTGATATCAGCGGTTCGGGCTTGGGAGTTCTGATTGGCAAGCGCGGGGAAACGCTAAGTGCAGTTCAAACAATAGTTAATACCGCGTTAAAAAAAGCGGGACTTGACAAAAAGCTAGTCATTGATGTTGAAGGATATCGGGAGCGAAGGGCGGACACTGTAAAAGATACTGCACTCAGGGCTGCAGATAAGGCTATCAGAACTGGAAGGTCGGTATTACTTAAACCGATGAACTCATTTGACAGAAGAATGGTTCATGTGACACTACAAGATAATAATAAAGTGTATACAACCAGCGAAGGCGAAGAACCAAGAAGGCAGGTAAGAATAATACCAAAGGGATAA